The following are from one region of the Endozoicomonas sp. 4G genome:
- the ccmD gene encoding heme exporter protein CcmD — MYFESLGSLLQMGGHGAYVWSTYGIGLLIIVYNIISPLWARKRILSQVLRQVRSSQSRVNIKDQDAQEVSVE, encoded by the coding sequence ATGTATTTTGAAAGTCTGGGAAGTTTGCTACAAATGGGTGGGCACGGTGCCTATGTGTGGTCAACTTACGGCATTGGTCTACTGATCATCGTCTACAACATTATTTCCCCGCTATGGGCGAGAAAGCGGATCCTGTCCCAGGTGCTGCGTCAGGTGCGCAGCAGTCAATCCAGAGTCAACATTAAAGATCAGGATGCTCAAGAGGTATCAGTGGAATGA
- a CDS encoding heme ABC transporter permease, which translates to MNWTFFHKLGSPKWFYEISGKWLPWLAILAALLMATGLIWGLMFTPPDYLQGNSYRIIFLHVPTAFLASAIYVMMASAGVVTLVWKMKLADMALKCCAPIGASFCLLALISGAIWGKPTWGTWWVWDARLTSMLILLFLYMGVIALRGAIRNVNTAAKACAILTLVGVVNIPIIKFSVQWWNTLHQGATLKLTEKPSMAPEMLWPLLISIAAFYLFFTVVLILRLRTEILDRERRTKWVHKIVLTRLGN; encoded by the coding sequence ATGAACTGGACTTTTTTTCATAAACTGGGGTCGCCCAAGTGGTTTTACGAGATCAGTGGTAAATGGTTGCCCTGGCTGGCCATTCTGGCAGCCCTGTTGATGGCAACCGGGCTGATCTGGGGTCTGATGTTTACGCCACCGGACTACCTGCAGGGCAACAGTTACCGGATTATATTTCTGCACGTTCCCACCGCCTTTCTGGCCTCGGCTATCTACGTGATGATGGCTTCTGCCGGTGTCGTTACCCTGGTGTGGAAAATGAAACTGGCTGACATGGCACTGAAGTGTTGTGCACCCATCGGGGCTTCATTCTGCCTGCTGGCGCTGATATCAGGCGCTATCTGGGGTAAGCCGACCTGGGGCACCTGGTGGGTGTGGGATGCCAGGCTGACCTCCATGCTGATTCTGCTGTTCCTTTATATGGGAGTCATCGCCCTTCGCGGTGCCATAAGAAATGTTAATACCGCGGCAAAAGCCTGTGCCATCCTGACGCTGGTGGGGGTGGTTAATATCCCCATCATCAAATTTTCTGTCCAGTGGTGGAATACCCTGCACCAGGGCGCCACGCTCAAGCTCACCGAAAAGCCATCCATGGCGCCCGAGATGCTCTGGCCCTTGTTGATCAGTATTGCGGCTTTTTATCTGTTTTTTACCGTTGTCCTTATTCTCCGTTTGCGAACCGAAATATTGGATCGTGAGCGACGAACCAAATGGGTCCACAAGATCGTATTAACCAGACTGGGGAACTGA
- the ccmB gene encoding heme exporter protein CcmB, giving the protein MSDSSLRGRSLRGRSLQGSRAFLGLVKRDLVLAFRTPGQTLNPVAFYLMVASLFPLGIAPEKELLSQLAGGIVWIGALLAVLLSLDSLFRSDQEDGSLDQLLLSPHPLPLLVLAKMSAHWLTTGVALIVMAPLLALMLHLPTQAFPALMLSLLLGTPLMSLAGGIGAALTVRVQRGGILLTLLSLPLYIPVLIFGTGAVQSAVEGMPYSGHLLWIAALLMLGLCLAPLAIAASLRIVAD; this is encoded by the coding sequence ATGAGTGACTCTTCATTGCGAGGCCGGTCATTGCGAGGCCGGTCACTGCAGGGCAGCCGGGCATTTCTGGGATTGGTCAAAAGAGATCTGGTTCTGGCTTTTCGGACACCGGGGCAGACCTTGAATCCCGTGGCTTTTTATCTCATGGTTGCCAGTTTGTTTCCCCTGGGGATTGCTCCTGAGAAAGAACTCTTGTCTCAGTTAGCCGGTGGCATTGTCTGGATCGGTGCCTTGCTGGCGGTTCTGCTTTCCCTGGACTCGCTGTTCAGAAGCGATCAGGAAGACGGCTCATTGGATCAGCTACTGTTATCGCCGCACCCGTTGCCTTTATTGGTGCTGGCTAAAATGTCTGCGCACTGGCTGACGACCGGGGTGGCGTTGATTGTTATGGCCCCGCTGCTGGCCCTGATGCTGCATTTACCAACACAGGCTTTTCCGGCATTAATGCTCAGTCTGCTGCTGGGTACTCCGCTGATGAGTCTCGCTGGAGGCATTGGTGCAGCATTGACAGTACGTGTGCAGAGAGGGGGAATACTACTGACATTGCTGTCTTTACCTTTGTATATTCCGGTTTTGATTTTCGGGACCGGTGCTGTTCAGTCTGCGGTAGAGGGGATGCCCTATTCGGGGCACTTGCTGTGGATAGCGGCATTGCTGATGTTGGGATTGTGTCTGGCGCCCCTGGCGATAGCCGCATCACTGAGAATAGTTGCAGACTGA
- the ccmA gene encoding cytochrome c biogenesis heme-transporting ATPase CcmA — MLEVAKLECERDDRVLFSNLSIQLSPGELLQIEGCNGAGKTTLLRVVAGLCSDYRGELSWRGQKLSSVYADFRLSTFYFGHKPAVKTELTPIENILWRSSLRNERYPEPSIVSALEQVSLAGYEEVPCGQLSAGQHRRVALADLSLSTTPLWILDEPFTAIDVDGVAWLEQLLAQHIENNGAVVMTSHQSLSKLSDRVRKLRLEAYAPSEEENDHEDSGAWL, encoded by the coding sequence TTGCTCGAAGTGGCAAAGCTGGAGTGTGAACGAGACGACCGTGTTCTTTTTTCAAACCTCTCCATTCAACTGTCCCCGGGGGAACTGCTACAGATAGAAGGCTGTAATGGTGCCGGTAAGACCACGCTTTTGAGAGTGGTGGCTGGCCTTTGTAGTGATTATCGGGGAGAGCTGAGCTGGCGGGGGCAGAAGCTTTCCAGCGTCTATGCCGATTTTCGATTGTCAACCTTTTACTTTGGTCATAAACCCGCGGTTAAAACCGAACTCACTCCGATTGAAAATATTCTGTGGCGCTCAAGCCTTCGCAATGAACGTTACCCGGAACCGTCGATTGTCTCTGCGCTGGAGCAAGTTAGCCTTGCTGGCTATGAGGAGGTTCCCTGCGGGCAACTTTCGGCAGGTCAGCACCGACGGGTGGCCCTGGCAGACCTATCGTTGTCAACCACGCCGCTCTGGATTCTTGATGAGCCCTTTACCGCCATTGACGTGGACGGGGTAGCCTGGCTTGAACAATTGCTGGCGCAGCACATTGAGAATAACGGCGCTGTGGTCATGACCAGCCATCAGAGTCTGTCAAAGCTGTCTGATCGGGTCAGGAAACTGCGTCTGGAGGCTTATGCCCCTTCAGAGGAAGAAAACGATCATGAAGACTCAGGAGCCTGGTTATGA
- the narL gene encoding two-component system response regulator NarL produces the protein MNDTSILLIDDHPLLRKGLAQLIDEEEGLKVIAEVGDGATGLKKAIELEPDLILLDLNMKGMDGLETLKAMRANGVVSRVVVLTVSEHKDDVAAMFRAGADGYLLKDMEPEELLGQISQAAMGKLAIDVRLAEVLASVLRPDSTQTSKIDLLTPKEREVLQFIAEGDANKIIARKMNISEGTVKVHVKRMLRKLDFRSRVEAAVWWVNNRGR, from the coding sequence ATGAACGACACAAGTATTTTATTAATTGATGATCACCCATTACTTCGAAAAGGATTGGCTCAGTTAATTGATGAAGAAGAAGGTCTGAAAGTCATTGCCGAAGTGGGTGACGGAGCGACTGGCTTGAAAAAGGCCATTGAGCTCGAACCGGATCTGATTCTGCTGGATCTGAATATGAAAGGTATGGACGGGCTGGAAACACTCAAGGCGATGAGGGCAAACGGGGTGGTTTCCAGGGTTGTGGTGCTCACTGTTTCAGAGCATAAGGATGATGTTGCAGCCATGTTTCGGGCTGGAGCGGATGGTTATTTGCTGAAAGACATGGAGCCTGAAGAACTTTTGGGGCAGATTTCACAAGCTGCCATGGGGAAGCTGGCTATCGATGTCCGACTGGCTGAAGTGCTGGCTTCTGTGCTCAGGCCTGACAGCACCCAGACCAGCAAGATTGATTTGCTGACACCCAAGGAGCGGGAGGTGCTTCAGTTTATTGCAGAAGGGGATGCCAACAAGATAATTGCCCGAAAAATGAACATCAGTGAAGGCACGGTCAAGGTTCATGTTAAACGGATGCTTCGCAAACTGGACTTCCGTTCTCGAGTTGAGGCAGCGGTCTGGTGGGTGAATAACCGGGGGCGTTGA